The Lycium barbarum isolate Lr01 chromosome 10, ASM1917538v2, whole genome shotgun sequence genome includes a region encoding these proteins:
- the LOC132615857 gene encoding GRF1-interacting factor 1-like, with protein sequence MQQQHLMQMQPMMAAYYPNNVTTDHIQQFLDENKSLILKIVESQNSGKLSECAESQAKLQRNLMYLAAIADSQPQPPTMHSQLASGGMMQAGAHYLNQQQAQQLTTQSLMAAARSSSMLYGQQQPLSTLQQQQGAYHSQQLGMGSSGGGSSGLHMLQSENTDNANTALGVGGGFPDFGRGLGSGNKQEIGSSMSDQGRGGGSSGHGGDGGENLYLKASEDGN encoded by the exons ATGCAGCAGCAGCACCTGATGCAGATGCAGCCCATGATGGCAGCCTATTATCCAAACAACGTCACTACTGATCATATTCAACAG TTCCTGGATGAGAACAAATCACTAATTCTGAAGATTGTTGAGAGCCAGAACTCTGGCAAACTAAGTGAATGTGCAGA GTCCCAAGCTAAACTTCAGAGAAATCTTATGTACCTTGCAGCTATTGCTGATTCACAGCCCCAACCTCCTACTATGCATTCTCAG TTAGCTTCAGGTGGGATGATGCAGGCAGGGGCACATTACCTGAATCAGCAACAAGCCCAGCAACTAACAACGCAATCACTTATGGCTGCAGCAAGATCCTCCTCAATGCTCTATGGACAACAACAGCCATTATCAACATTGCAACAACAGCAAGGTGCCTATCATAGCCAGCAACTCGGAATGGGCAGCTCCGGTGGAGGAAGCAGTGGACTTCACATGCTGCAAAGCGAAAACACTGATAATGCTAACACTGCACTCGGTGTTGGTGGTGGCTTCCCTGACTTTGGCAGAGGATTAGGCAGTGGAAACAAGCAGGAAATTGGGAGTTCTATGTCTGATCAAGGACGGGGCGGGGGCTCGAGTGGACATGGTGGTGATGGAGGTGAGAATCTCTACTTGAAAGCTTCTGAAGATGGGAATTAA